Proteins encoded within one genomic window of Manis pentadactyla isolate mManPen7 chromosome 4, mManPen7.hap1, whole genome shotgun sequence:
- the MUTYH gene encoding adenine DNA glycosylase isoform X5, with product MKKPRAAMRSCCRKQASSKEGRKKHAPSSSQAKPSAPDGLAGRPEEVVLQASVSLYHLFRDTAEVTVFRESLLSWYNREKRDLPWRRQRVRWTWTGGRMLKWPTLQDLASASLEEVNQLWAGLGYYSRGRRLQEGARKVVEELGGHMPRTAETLQRLLPGVGRYTAGAIASIAFGQVTGIVDGNVVRVLCRVRAIGADPSSTLVSQQLWSLAQKLVDPAQPGDFNQAAMELGATVCTPQHPLCSQCPVQSLCRARQRVEREQLLASQSLPASPDMEECAPNTGQCQLCAPPTEPWDLTLGVANFPKKVSRRPPREECSATCVLEQLGAHGGARILLVQRPNSGLLAGLWEFPSVAVEPSGQCQRKALLQELQSWAGPVPATRLRHLGQVIHTFSHIKLTYQVFGLALEGQTPVTITPPGARWLTREEFRTAAVSTAMKKVFQVYEGQQPGNCKGSKRSQVSISSSRKKPSPSQQLLDNFFRPLICTDPPSLNSVAQ from the exons ATGAAGAAGCCACGAGCAGCTATGAGAAGTTGTTGCAGGAAGCAGGCATCCagcaaggagggaaggaagaagcatGCACCCAGCAGCAGCCAGGCCAAGCCTTCTGCCCCTGATG GCCTGGCCGGACGACCGGAGGAGGTGGTATTGCAGGCCTCTGTCTCCCTGTACCACCTATTCAGAGACACAGCTGAGGTCACAGTCTTCCGAGAGAGCCTGCTGAGTTGGTACAACCGAGAGAAGCGGGACCTACCCTGGAGAAGGCAG AGGGTGAGGTGGACCTGGACAGGCGGGCGTATGCTG AAGTGGCCAACGCTGCAGGACTTAGCCAGTGCTTCCCTGGAG GAGGTGAACCAGCTCTGGGCTGGCCTGGGCTACTACTCTCGAGGTCGGCGGCTACAGGAGGGAGCCCGGAAG GTGGTAGAGGAGCTAGGGGGCCACATGCCACGTACAGCAGAGACCCTGCAGCGGCTTCTGCCTGGTGTGGGTCGGTACACAGCTGGAGCCATTGCTTCCATTGCCTTTGGGCAG GTAACCGGTATAGTGGATGGGAATGTAGTACGGGTGCTGTGCCGTGTCCGAGCCATTGGTGCTGATCCCAGTAGCACCCTTGTCTCTCAGCAGCTCTG GAGCCTAGCCCAAAAGCTAGTAGACCCAGCCCAGCCAGGGGACTTTAACCAAGCAGCCATGGAACTGGGGGCCACAGTGTGCACCCCGCAGCACCCACTCTGCAGCCAGTGCCCTGTGCAGAGCTTGTGCCGGGCACGCCAGAGG GTAGAGCGGGAACAGCTCTTGGCCTCCCAGAGTCTACCAGCCAGTCCTGATATGGAGGAGTGTG CTCCCAACACTGGACAGTGCCAGCTGTGTGCACCTCCCACAGAACCCTGGGACCTAACCCTGGGTGTGGCCAATTTTCCCAAAAAAGTCAGCCGCAGACCCCCTAGGGAGGAGTGCTCTGCCACCTGTGTTTTGGAACAGCTGGGAGCCCATGGGGGTGCCCGAATTCTGCTGGTACAGAGGCCTAATTCAG GTCTGCTGGCAGGACTGTGGGAGTTCCCCTCTGTGGCCGTGGAGCCCTCAGGGCAGTGCCAACGCAAGGCCCTGCTGCAGGAACTACAGAGCTGGGCTGGGCCCGTCCCAGCCACCCGTCTTCGGCACCTAGGGCAG GTCATCCATACTTTCTCTCACATCAAGCTGACATACCAAGTGTTTGGCCTGGCCCTGGAAGGGCAGACCCCGGTGACCATCACACCACCTGGTGCTCGCTGGCTGACTCGGGAGGAGTTTCGCACCGCAGCTGTCTCCACCGCCATGAAAAAG GTGTTCCAAGTGTATGAGGGCCAACAGCCAGGGAACTGCAAG GGTTCCAAAAGATCCCAGGTGTCCATATCGTCCAGCCGGAAAAAGCCCAGCCCAAGCCAGCAACTTCTGGATAATTTCTTTCGGCCCCTCATCTGCACTGATCCACCTAGCCTCAACAGTGTGGCCCAGTGA
- the MUTYH gene encoding adenine DNA glycosylase isoform X6 gives MKKPRAAMRSCCRKQASSKEGRKKHAPSSSQAKPSAPDGLAGRPEEVVLQASVSLYHLFRDTAEVTVFRESLLSWYNREKRDLPWRRQRVRWTWTGGRMLEVNQLWAGLGYYSRGRRLQEGARKVVEELGGHMPRTAETLQRLLPGVGRYTAGAIASIAFGQVTGIVDGNVVRVLCRVRAIGADPSSTLVSQQLWSLAQKLVDPAQPGDFNQAAMELGATVCTPQHPLCSQCPVQSLCRARQRVEREQLLASQSLPASPDMEECAPNTGQCQLCAPPTEPWDLTLGVANFPKKVSRRPPREECSATCVLEQLGAHGGARILLVQRPNSGLLAGLWEFPSVAVEPSGQCQRKALLQELQSWAGPVPATRLRHLGQVIHTFSHIKLTYQVFGLALEGQTPVTITPPGARWLTREEFRTAAVSTAMKKVFQVYEGQQPGNCKGSKRSQVSISSSRKKPSPSQQLLDNFFRPLICTDPPSLNSVAQ, from the exons ATGAAGAAGCCACGAGCAGCTATGAGAAGTTGTTGCAGGAAGCAGGCATCCagcaaggagggaaggaagaagcatGCACCCAGCAGCAGCCAGGCCAAGCCTTCTGCCCCTGATG GCCTGGCCGGACGACCGGAGGAGGTGGTATTGCAGGCCTCTGTCTCCCTGTACCACCTATTCAGAGACACAGCTGAGGTCACAGTCTTCCGAGAGAGCCTGCTGAGTTGGTACAACCGAGAGAAGCGGGACCTACCCTGGAGAAGGCAG AGGGTGAGGTGGACCTGGACAGGCGGGCGTATGCTG GAGGTGAACCAGCTCTGGGCTGGCCTGGGCTACTACTCTCGAGGTCGGCGGCTACAGGAGGGAGCCCGGAAG GTGGTAGAGGAGCTAGGGGGCCACATGCCACGTACAGCAGAGACCCTGCAGCGGCTTCTGCCTGGTGTGGGTCGGTACACAGCTGGAGCCATTGCTTCCATTGCCTTTGGGCAG GTAACCGGTATAGTGGATGGGAATGTAGTACGGGTGCTGTGCCGTGTCCGAGCCATTGGTGCTGATCCCAGTAGCACCCTTGTCTCTCAGCAGCTCTG GAGCCTAGCCCAAAAGCTAGTAGACCCAGCCCAGCCAGGGGACTTTAACCAAGCAGCCATGGAACTGGGGGCCACAGTGTGCACCCCGCAGCACCCACTCTGCAGCCAGTGCCCTGTGCAGAGCTTGTGCCGGGCACGCCAGAGG GTAGAGCGGGAACAGCTCTTGGCCTCCCAGAGTCTACCAGCCAGTCCTGATATGGAGGAGTGTG CTCCCAACACTGGACAGTGCCAGCTGTGTGCACCTCCCACAGAACCCTGGGACCTAACCCTGGGTGTGGCCAATTTTCCCAAAAAAGTCAGCCGCAGACCCCCTAGGGAGGAGTGCTCTGCCACCTGTGTTTTGGAACAGCTGGGAGCCCATGGGGGTGCCCGAATTCTGCTGGTACAGAGGCCTAATTCAG GTCTGCTGGCAGGACTGTGGGAGTTCCCCTCTGTGGCCGTGGAGCCCTCAGGGCAGTGCCAACGCAAGGCCCTGCTGCAGGAACTACAGAGCTGGGCTGGGCCCGTCCCAGCCACCCGTCTTCGGCACCTAGGGCAG GTCATCCATACTTTCTCTCACATCAAGCTGACATACCAAGTGTTTGGCCTGGCCCTGGAAGGGCAGACCCCGGTGACCATCACACCACCTGGTGCTCGCTGGCTGACTCGGGAGGAGTTTCGCACCGCAGCTGTCTCCACCGCCATGAAAAAG GTGTTCCAAGTGTATGAGGGCCAACAGCCAGGGAACTGCAAG GGTTCCAAAAGATCCCAGGTGTCCATATCGTCCAGCCGGAAAAAGCCCAGCCCAAGCCAGCAACTTCTGGATAATTTCTTTCGGCCCCTCATCTGCACTGATCCACCTAGCCTCAACAGTGTGGCCCAGTGA
- the MUTYH gene encoding adenine DNA glycosylase isoform X4, which translates to MKKPRAAMRSCCRKQASSKEGRKKHAPSSSQAKPSAPDGLAGRPEEVVLQASVSLYHLFRDTAEVTVFRESLLSWYNREKRDLPWRRQRVRWTWTGGRMLVTSGKGSVRSQTPDESLSFGMEEVNQLWAGLGYYSRGRRLQEGARKVVEELGGHMPRTAETLQRLLPGVGRYTAGAIASIAFGQVTGIVDGNVVRVLCRVRAIGADPSSTLVSQQLWSLAQKLVDPAQPGDFNQAAMELGATVCTPQHPLCSQCPVQSLCRARQRVEREQLLASQSLPASPDMEECAPNTGQCQLCAPPTEPWDLTLGVANFPKKVSRRPPREECSATCVLEQLGAHGGARILLVQRPNSGLLAGLWEFPSVAVEPSGQCQRKALLQELQSWAGPVPATRLRHLGQVIHTFSHIKLTYQVFGLALEGQTPVTITPPGARWLTREEFRTAAVSTAMKKVFQVYEGQQPGNCKGSKRSQVSISSSRKKPSPSQQLLDNFFRPLICTDPPSLNSVAQ; encoded by the exons ATGAAGAAGCCACGAGCAGCTATGAGAAGTTGTTGCAGGAAGCAGGCATCCagcaaggagggaaggaagaagcatGCACCCAGCAGCAGCCAGGCCAAGCCTTCTGCCCCTGATG GCCTGGCCGGACGACCGGAGGAGGTGGTATTGCAGGCCTCTGTCTCCCTGTACCACCTATTCAGAGACACAGCTGAGGTCACAGTCTTCCGAGAGAGCCTGCTGAGTTGGTACAACCGAGAGAAGCGGGACCTACCCTGGAGAAGGCAG AGGGTGAGGTGGACCTGGACAGGCGGGCGTATGCTG GTGACTTCAGGAAAGGGGAGTGTCAGGAGCCAGACCCCAGATGAGAGCCTGTCTTTTGGGATGGAG GAGGTGAACCAGCTCTGGGCTGGCCTGGGCTACTACTCTCGAGGTCGGCGGCTACAGGAGGGAGCCCGGAAG GTGGTAGAGGAGCTAGGGGGCCACATGCCACGTACAGCAGAGACCCTGCAGCGGCTTCTGCCTGGTGTGGGTCGGTACACAGCTGGAGCCATTGCTTCCATTGCCTTTGGGCAG GTAACCGGTATAGTGGATGGGAATGTAGTACGGGTGCTGTGCCGTGTCCGAGCCATTGGTGCTGATCCCAGTAGCACCCTTGTCTCTCAGCAGCTCTG GAGCCTAGCCCAAAAGCTAGTAGACCCAGCCCAGCCAGGGGACTTTAACCAAGCAGCCATGGAACTGGGGGCCACAGTGTGCACCCCGCAGCACCCACTCTGCAGCCAGTGCCCTGTGCAGAGCTTGTGCCGGGCACGCCAGAGG GTAGAGCGGGAACAGCTCTTGGCCTCCCAGAGTCTACCAGCCAGTCCTGATATGGAGGAGTGTG CTCCCAACACTGGACAGTGCCAGCTGTGTGCACCTCCCACAGAACCCTGGGACCTAACCCTGGGTGTGGCCAATTTTCCCAAAAAAGTCAGCCGCAGACCCCCTAGGGAGGAGTGCTCTGCCACCTGTGTTTTGGAACAGCTGGGAGCCCATGGGGGTGCCCGAATTCTGCTGGTACAGAGGCCTAATTCAG GTCTGCTGGCAGGACTGTGGGAGTTCCCCTCTGTGGCCGTGGAGCCCTCAGGGCAGTGCCAACGCAAGGCCCTGCTGCAGGAACTACAGAGCTGGGCTGGGCCCGTCCCAGCCACCCGTCTTCGGCACCTAGGGCAG GTCATCCATACTTTCTCTCACATCAAGCTGACATACCAAGTGTTTGGCCTGGCCCTGGAAGGGCAGACCCCGGTGACCATCACACCACCTGGTGCTCGCTGGCTGACTCGGGAGGAGTTTCGCACCGCAGCTGTCTCCACCGCCATGAAAAAG GTGTTCCAAGTGTATGAGGGCCAACAGCCAGGGAACTGCAAG GGTTCCAAAAGATCCCAGGTGTCCATATCGTCCAGCCGGAAAAAGCCCAGCCCAAGCCAGCAACTTCTGGATAATTTCTTTCGGCCCCTCATCTGCACTGATCCACCTAGCCTCAACAGTGTGGCCCAGTGA
- the MUTYH gene encoding adenine DNA glycosylase isoform X2: MKKPRAAMRSCCRKQASSKEGRKKHAPSSSQAKPSAPDGLAGRPEEVVLQASVSLYHLFRDTAEVTVFRESLLSWYNREKRDLPWRRQAEGEVDLDRRAYAVWVSEVMLQQTQVATVIDYYTRWMQKWPTLQDLASASLEEVNQLWAGLGYYSRGRRLQEGARKVVEELGGHMPRTAETLQRLLPGVGRYTAGAIASIAFGQVTGIVDGNVVRVLCRVRAIGADPSSTLVSQQLWSLAQKLVDPAQPGDFNQAAMELGATVCTPQHPLCSQCPVQSLCRARQRVEREQLLASQSLPASPDMEECAPNTGQCQLCAPPTEPWDLTLGVANFPKKVSRRPPREECSATCVLEQLGAHGGARILLVQRPNSGLLAGLWEFPSVAVEPSGQCQRKALLQELQSWAGPVPATRLRHLGQVIHTFSHIKLTYQVFGLALEGQTPVTITPPGARWLTREEFRTAAVSTAMKKVFQVYEGQQPGNCKGSKRSQVSISSSRKKPSPSQQLLDNFFRPLICTDPPSLNSVAQ, encoded by the exons ATGAAGAAGCCACGAGCAGCTATGAGAAGTTGTTGCAGGAAGCAGGCATCCagcaaggagggaaggaagaagcatGCACCCAGCAGCAGCCAGGCCAAGCCTTCTGCCCCTGATG GCCTGGCCGGACGACCGGAGGAGGTGGTATTGCAGGCCTCTGTCTCCCTGTACCACCTATTCAGAGACACAGCTGAGGTCACAGTCTTCCGAGAGAGCCTGCTGAGTTGGTACAACCGAGAGAAGCGGGACCTACCCTGGAGAAGGCAG GCAGAGGGTGAGGTGGACCTGGACAGGCGGGCGTATGCTG TGTGGGTCTCAGAGGTCATGCTGCAGCAGACCCAGGTTGCCACGGTGATCGACTATTATACCCGATGGATGCAG AAGTGGCCAACGCTGCAGGACTTAGCCAGTGCTTCCCTGGAG GAGGTGAACCAGCTCTGGGCTGGCCTGGGCTACTACTCTCGAGGTCGGCGGCTACAGGAGGGAGCCCGGAAG GTGGTAGAGGAGCTAGGGGGCCACATGCCACGTACAGCAGAGACCCTGCAGCGGCTTCTGCCTGGTGTGGGTCGGTACACAGCTGGAGCCATTGCTTCCATTGCCTTTGGGCAG GTAACCGGTATAGTGGATGGGAATGTAGTACGGGTGCTGTGCCGTGTCCGAGCCATTGGTGCTGATCCCAGTAGCACCCTTGTCTCTCAGCAGCTCTG GAGCCTAGCCCAAAAGCTAGTAGACCCAGCCCAGCCAGGGGACTTTAACCAAGCAGCCATGGAACTGGGGGCCACAGTGTGCACCCCGCAGCACCCACTCTGCAGCCAGTGCCCTGTGCAGAGCTTGTGCCGGGCACGCCAGAGG GTAGAGCGGGAACAGCTCTTGGCCTCCCAGAGTCTACCAGCCAGTCCTGATATGGAGGAGTGTG CTCCCAACACTGGACAGTGCCAGCTGTGTGCACCTCCCACAGAACCCTGGGACCTAACCCTGGGTGTGGCCAATTTTCCCAAAAAAGTCAGCCGCAGACCCCCTAGGGAGGAGTGCTCTGCCACCTGTGTTTTGGAACAGCTGGGAGCCCATGGGGGTGCCCGAATTCTGCTGGTACAGAGGCCTAATTCAG GTCTGCTGGCAGGACTGTGGGAGTTCCCCTCTGTGGCCGTGGAGCCCTCAGGGCAGTGCCAACGCAAGGCCCTGCTGCAGGAACTACAGAGCTGGGCTGGGCCCGTCCCAGCCACCCGTCTTCGGCACCTAGGGCAG GTCATCCATACTTTCTCTCACATCAAGCTGACATACCAAGTGTTTGGCCTGGCCCTGGAAGGGCAGACCCCGGTGACCATCACACCACCTGGTGCTCGCTGGCTGACTCGGGAGGAGTTTCGCACCGCAGCTGTCTCCACCGCCATGAAAAAG GTGTTCCAAGTGTATGAGGGCCAACAGCCAGGGAACTGCAAG GGTTCCAAAAGATCCCAGGTGTCCATATCGTCCAGCCGGAAAAAGCCCAGCCCAAGCCAGCAACTTCTGGATAATTTCTTTCGGCCCCTCATCTGCACTGATCCACCTAGCCTCAACAGTGTGGCCCAGTGA
- the MUTYH gene encoding adenine DNA glycosylase isoform X3: MKKPRAAMRSCCRKQASSKEGRKKHAPSSSQAKPSAPDGLAGRPEEVVLQASVSLYHLFRDTAEVTVFRESLLSWYNREKRDLPWRRQAEGEVDLDRRAYAVWVSEVMLQQTQVATVIDYYTRWMQVTSGKGSVRSQTPDESLSFGMEEVNQLWAGLGYYSRGRRLQEGARKVVEELGGHMPRTAETLQRLLPGVGRYTAGAIASIAFGQVTGIVDGNVVRVLCRVRAIGADPSSTLVSQQLWSLAQKLVDPAQPGDFNQAAMELGATVCTPQHPLCSQCPVQSLCRARQRVEREQLLASQSLPASPDMEECAPNTGQCQLCAPPTEPWDLTLGVANFPKKVSRRPPREECSATCVLEQLGAHGGARILLVQRPNSGLLAGLWEFPSVAVEPSGQCQRKALLQELQSWAGPVPATRLRHLGQLTYQVFGLALEGQTPVTITPPGARWLTREEFRTAAVSTAMKKVFQVYEGQQPGNCKGSKRSQVSISSSRKKPSPSQQLLDNFFRPLICTDPPSLNSVAQ; this comes from the exons ATGAAGAAGCCACGAGCAGCTATGAGAAGTTGTTGCAGGAAGCAGGCATCCagcaaggagggaaggaagaagcatGCACCCAGCAGCAGCCAGGCCAAGCCTTCTGCCCCTGATG GCCTGGCCGGACGACCGGAGGAGGTGGTATTGCAGGCCTCTGTCTCCCTGTACCACCTATTCAGAGACACAGCTGAGGTCACAGTCTTCCGAGAGAGCCTGCTGAGTTGGTACAACCGAGAGAAGCGGGACCTACCCTGGAGAAGGCAG GCAGAGGGTGAGGTGGACCTGGACAGGCGGGCGTATGCTG TGTGGGTCTCAGAGGTCATGCTGCAGCAGACCCAGGTTGCCACGGTGATCGACTATTATACCCGATGGATGCAGGTGACTTCAGGAAAGGGGAGTGTCAGGAGCCAGACCCCAGATGAGAGCCTGTCTTTTGGGATGGAG GAGGTGAACCAGCTCTGGGCTGGCCTGGGCTACTACTCTCGAGGTCGGCGGCTACAGGAGGGAGCCCGGAAG GTGGTAGAGGAGCTAGGGGGCCACATGCCACGTACAGCAGAGACCCTGCAGCGGCTTCTGCCTGGTGTGGGTCGGTACACAGCTGGAGCCATTGCTTCCATTGCCTTTGGGCAG GTAACCGGTATAGTGGATGGGAATGTAGTACGGGTGCTGTGCCGTGTCCGAGCCATTGGTGCTGATCCCAGTAGCACCCTTGTCTCTCAGCAGCTCTG GAGCCTAGCCCAAAAGCTAGTAGACCCAGCCCAGCCAGGGGACTTTAACCAAGCAGCCATGGAACTGGGGGCCACAGTGTGCACCCCGCAGCACCCACTCTGCAGCCAGTGCCCTGTGCAGAGCTTGTGCCGGGCACGCCAGAGG GTAGAGCGGGAACAGCTCTTGGCCTCCCAGAGTCTACCAGCCAGTCCTGATATGGAGGAGTGTG CTCCCAACACTGGACAGTGCCAGCTGTGTGCACCTCCCACAGAACCCTGGGACCTAACCCTGGGTGTGGCCAATTTTCCCAAAAAAGTCAGCCGCAGACCCCCTAGGGAGGAGTGCTCTGCCACCTGTGTTTTGGAACAGCTGGGAGCCCATGGGGGTGCCCGAATTCTGCTGGTACAGAGGCCTAATTCAG GTCTGCTGGCAGGACTGTGGGAGTTCCCCTCTGTGGCCGTGGAGCCCTCAGGGCAGTGCCAACGCAAGGCCCTGCTGCAGGAACTACAGAGCTGGGCTGGGCCCGTCCCAGCCACCCGTCTTCGGCACCTAGGGCAG CTGACATACCAAGTGTTTGGCCTGGCCCTGGAAGGGCAGACCCCGGTGACCATCACACCACCTGGTGCTCGCTGGCTGACTCGGGAGGAGTTTCGCACCGCAGCTGTCTCCACCGCCATGAAAAAG GTGTTCCAAGTGTATGAGGGCCAACAGCCAGGGAACTGCAAG GGTTCCAAAAGATCCCAGGTGTCCATATCGTCCAGCCGGAAAAAGCCCAGCCCAAGCCAGCAACTTCTGGATAATTTCTTTCGGCCCCTCATCTGCACTGATCCACCTAGCCTCAACAGTGTGGCCCAGTGA
- the MUTYH gene encoding adenine DNA glycosylase isoform X7, protein MKKPRAAMRSCCRKQASSKEGRKKHAPSSSQAKPSAPDGLAGRPEEVVLQASVSLYHLFRDTAEVTVFRESLLSWYNREKRDLPWRRQAEGEVDLDRRAYAVWVSEVMLQQTQVATVIDYYTRWMQVTSGKGSVRSQTPDESLSFGMEEVNQLWAGLGYYSRGRRLQEGARKVVEELGGHMPRTAETLQRLLPGVGRYTAGAIASIAFGQVTGIVDGNVVRVLCRVRAIGADPSSTLVSQQLWSLAQKLVDPAQPGDFNQAAMELGATVCTPQHPLCSQCPVQSLCRARQRVEREQLLASQSLPASPDMEECGLLAGLWEFPSVAVEPSGQCQRKALLQELQSWAGPVPATRLRHLGQVIHTFSHIKLTYQVFGLALEGQTPVTITPPGARWLTREEFRTAAVSTAMKKVFQVYEGQQPGNCKGSKRSQVSISSSRKKPSPSQQLLDNFFRPLICTDPPSLNSVAQ, encoded by the exons ATGAAGAAGCCACGAGCAGCTATGAGAAGTTGTTGCAGGAAGCAGGCATCCagcaaggagggaaggaagaagcatGCACCCAGCAGCAGCCAGGCCAAGCCTTCTGCCCCTGATG GCCTGGCCGGACGACCGGAGGAGGTGGTATTGCAGGCCTCTGTCTCCCTGTACCACCTATTCAGAGACACAGCTGAGGTCACAGTCTTCCGAGAGAGCCTGCTGAGTTGGTACAACCGAGAGAAGCGGGACCTACCCTGGAGAAGGCAG GCAGAGGGTGAGGTGGACCTGGACAGGCGGGCGTATGCTG TGTGGGTCTCAGAGGTCATGCTGCAGCAGACCCAGGTTGCCACGGTGATCGACTATTATACCCGATGGATGCAGGTGACTTCAGGAAAGGGGAGTGTCAGGAGCCAGACCCCAGATGAGAGCCTGTCTTTTGGGATGGAG GAGGTGAACCAGCTCTGGGCTGGCCTGGGCTACTACTCTCGAGGTCGGCGGCTACAGGAGGGAGCCCGGAAG GTGGTAGAGGAGCTAGGGGGCCACATGCCACGTACAGCAGAGACCCTGCAGCGGCTTCTGCCTGGTGTGGGTCGGTACACAGCTGGAGCCATTGCTTCCATTGCCTTTGGGCAG GTAACCGGTATAGTGGATGGGAATGTAGTACGGGTGCTGTGCCGTGTCCGAGCCATTGGTGCTGATCCCAGTAGCACCCTTGTCTCTCAGCAGCTCTG GAGCCTAGCCCAAAAGCTAGTAGACCCAGCCCAGCCAGGGGACTTTAACCAAGCAGCCATGGAACTGGGGGCCACAGTGTGCACCCCGCAGCACCCACTCTGCAGCCAGTGCCCTGTGCAGAGCTTGTGCCGGGCACGCCAGAGG GTAGAGCGGGAACAGCTCTTGGCCTCCCAGAGTCTACCAGCCAGTCCTGATATGGAGGAGTGTG GTCTGCTGGCAGGACTGTGGGAGTTCCCCTCTGTGGCCGTGGAGCCCTCAGGGCAGTGCCAACGCAAGGCCCTGCTGCAGGAACTACAGAGCTGGGCTGGGCCCGTCCCAGCCACCCGTCTTCGGCACCTAGGGCAG GTCATCCATACTTTCTCTCACATCAAGCTGACATACCAAGTGTTTGGCCTGGCCCTGGAAGGGCAGACCCCGGTGACCATCACACCACCTGGTGCTCGCTGGCTGACTCGGGAGGAGTTTCGCACCGCAGCTGTCTCCACCGCCATGAAAAAG GTGTTCCAAGTGTATGAGGGCCAACAGCCAGGGAACTGCAAG GGTTCCAAAAGATCCCAGGTGTCCATATCGTCCAGCCGGAAAAAGCCCAGCCCAAGCCAGCAACTTCTGGATAATTTCTTTCGGCCCCTCATCTGCACTGATCCACCTAGCCTCAACAGTGTGGCCCAGTGA
- the MUTYH gene encoding adenine DNA glycosylase isoform X1, which yields MKKPRAAMRSCCRKQASSKEGRKKHAPSSSQAKPSAPDGLAGRPEEVVLQASVSLYHLFRDTAEVTVFRESLLSWYNREKRDLPWRRQAEGEVDLDRRAYAVWVSEVMLQQTQVATVIDYYTRWMQVTSGKGSVRSQTPDESLSFGMEEVNQLWAGLGYYSRGRRLQEGARKVVEELGGHMPRTAETLQRLLPGVGRYTAGAIASIAFGQVTGIVDGNVVRVLCRVRAIGADPSSTLVSQQLWSLAQKLVDPAQPGDFNQAAMELGATVCTPQHPLCSQCPVQSLCRARQRVEREQLLASQSLPASPDMEECAPNTGQCQLCAPPTEPWDLTLGVANFPKKVSRRPPREECSATCVLEQLGAHGGARILLVQRPNSGLLAGLWEFPSVAVEPSGQCQRKALLQELQSWAGPVPATRLRHLGQVIHTFSHIKLTYQVFGLALEGQTPVTITPPGARWLTREEFRTAAVSTAMKKVFQVYEGQQPGNCKGSKRSQVSISSSRKKPSPSQQLLDNFFRPLICTDPPSLNSVAQ from the exons ATGAAGAAGCCACGAGCAGCTATGAGAAGTTGTTGCAGGAAGCAGGCATCCagcaaggagggaaggaagaagcatGCACCCAGCAGCAGCCAGGCCAAGCCTTCTGCCCCTGATG GCCTGGCCGGACGACCGGAGGAGGTGGTATTGCAGGCCTCTGTCTCCCTGTACCACCTATTCAGAGACACAGCTGAGGTCACAGTCTTCCGAGAGAGCCTGCTGAGTTGGTACAACCGAGAGAAGCGGGACCTACCCTGGAGAAGGCAG GCAGAGGGTGAGGTGGACCTGGACAGGCGGGCGTATGCTG TGTGGGTCTCAGAGGTCATGCTGCAGCAGACCCAGGTTGCCACGGTGATCGACTATTATACCCGATGGATGCAGGTGACTTCAGGAAAGGGGAGTGTCAGGAGCCAGACCCCAGATGAGAGCCTGTCTTTTGGGATGGAG GAGGTGAACCAGCTCTGGGCTGGCCTGGGCTACTACTCTCGAGGTCGGCGGCTACAGGAGGGAGCCCGGAAG GTGGTAGAGGAGCTAGGGGGCCACATGCCACGTACAGCAGAGACCCTGCAGCGGCTTCTGCCTGGTGTGGGTCGGTACACAGCTGGAGCCATTGCTTCCATTGCCTTTGGGCAG GTAACCGGTATAGTGGATGGGAATGTAGTACGGGTGCTGTGCCGTGTCCGAGCCATTGGTGCTGATCCCAGTAGCACCCTTGTCTCTCAGCAGCTCTG GAGCCTAGCCCAAAAGCTAGTAGACCCAGCCCAGCCAGGGGACTTTAACCAAGCAGCCATGGAACTGGGGGCCACAGTGTGCACCCCGCAGCACCCACTCTGCAGCCAGTGCCCTGTGCAGAGCTTGTGCCGGGCACGCCAGAGG GTAGAGCGGGAACAGCTCTTGGCCTCCCAGAGTCTACCAGCCAGTCCTGATATGGAGGAGTGTG CTCCCAACACTGGACAGTGCCAGCTGTGTGCACCTCCCACAGAACCCTGGGACCTAACCCTGGGTGTGGCCAATTTTCCCAAAAAAGTCAGCCGCAGACCCCCTAGGGAGGAGTGCTCTGCCACCTGTGTTTTGGAACAGCTGGGAGCCCATGGGGGTGCCCGAATTCTGCTGGTACAGAGGCCTAATTCAG GTCTGCTGGCAGGACTGTGGGAGTTCCCCTCTGTGGCCGTGGAGCCCTCAGGGCAGTGCCAACGCAAGGCCCTGCTGCAGGAACTACAGAGCTGGGCTGGGCCCGTCCCAGCCACCCGTCTTCGGCACCTAGGGCAG GTCATCCATACTTTCTCTCACATCAAGCTGACATACCAAGTGTTTGGCCTGGCCCTGGAAGGGCAGACCCCGGTGACCATCACACCACCTGGTGCTCGCTGGCTGACTCGGGAGGAGTTTCGCACCGCAGCTGTCTCCACCGCCATGAAAAAG GTGTTCCAAGTGTATGAGGGCCAACAGCCAGGGAACTGCAAG GGTTCCAAAAGATCCCAGGTGTCCATATCGTCCAGCCGGAAAAAGCCCAGCCCAAGCCAGCAACTTCTGGATAATTTCTTTCGGCCCCTCATCTGCACTGATCCACCTAGCCTCAACAGTGTGGCCCAGTGA